In Helianthus annuus cultivar XRQ/B chromosome 3, HanXRQr2.0-SUNRISE, whole genome shotgun sequence, a single window of DNA contains:
- the LOC110929837 gene encoding vicilin-like seed storage protein At2g18540: MAKDRDDSPDDDRLASSKRDHHHKSKRKSEDLPESNISSESDHGSRGSGSRTTKRKRHRHSRSKSRSDSDSESESESESDTGSSEYSSEDESETEEERRRRKRKERKRREEKERERKRRREKEKRRRRREKDEDKLKKKKKKKDKKEKKDKGKKGAVTDTWGKYGIIRETDMWNKRPEFTAWLLEVKQVNLESLPNWEEKQMFKQFMEDHNTATFPSKKYYNLDAYHQRQIEKAMKKGSTKATKSERVVFNDEEQRRLELQREREKQKEAEVEALKCSMQSGMAQAMKEQAILREEMNYLFKIGNVEAATAIQRRLDPDLPM; encoded by the exons ATGGCGAAAGACCGAGACGATTCTCCAGACGACGACAGACTCGCTTCATCCAAACGCGATCACCACCACAAATCCAAGAGGAAATCCGAAGACCTACCCGAATCCAATATCTCTTCTGAATCCGATCACGGAAGCAGAGGCAGCGGTAGCCGGACCACTAAAAGAAAGCGACACCGTCACTCCAGGTCAAAATCACGATCAGATTCCGATTCCGAATCTGAATCAGAATCAGAGTCGGATACCGGAAGCTCGGAGTATTCATCGGAGGATGAGAGCGAGACCGAGGAGGAGAGGCGGCGGAGGAAGCGGAAGGAGAGGAAGAGGAGGgaggagaaagagagagaaaggaaAAGGAGGAGAGAGAAGGAGAAGAGGAGAAGGAGGAGAGAGAAGGATGAAGATaagttgaagaagaagaagaagaaaaaggataAGAAGGAGAAGAAGGATAAGGGGAAAAAAGGTGCTGTTACTGATACTTGGGGCAAGTATGGGATTATTAGAGAGACTGATATGTG GAACAAACGGCCAGAGTTTACTGCGTGGCTACTAGAAGTGAAACAG GTGAACCTTGAAAGTTTGCCAAACTGGGAAGAGAAGCAGATGTTCAAACA GTTTATGGAGGACCATAACACAGCTACGTTTCCTTCTAAAAA ATATTATAATCTTGATGCTTATCACCAAAGGCAAATAGAGAAGGCCATGAAAAAGGGGTCCACGAAAGCCACGAAATCAGAACGTGTTGTGTTTAATGATGAAGAGCAACGCAG ACTAGAGTTGCAGAGGGAACGCGAGAAACAGAAGGAAGCAGAGGTAGAAGCGTTGAAATGCTCCATGCAAAGTGGAATG GCACAAGCAATGAAAGAACAAGCTATACTGAGAGAAGAGATGAATTATTTATTCAAAATTGGCAATGTTGAG GCGGCTACTGCAATTCAAAGACGCTTGGATCCTGATCTTCCTATGTGA
- the LOC110929838 gene encoding E3 ubiquitin-protein ligase RMA1H1, which translates to MAFQQTPLSDYTGDTSPSKNSKSVSETSTVFCECNICLDAARDPVVTLCGHLYCWPCIYKWLHIQTDKQPKCPVCKTRISNTSLVPLYGRGNSPTSNEPESGLKSAHQPDLVIPNRPSAPGGSLLQLNQQIHPVPFQAQPHTHPFGSYAFGPTNLVGAMTPTSFSSPIVGMVGEMVCGMIFRSSDSSFFAAHPYGSYQNPYLVSGTSSTRVRRQVMQVEKSLNRLTIFMFCCFVLCLLLF; encoded by the coding sequence ATGGCTTTCCAACAGACACCATTGTCTGATTACACAGGAGATACATCACCGAGCAAGAACTCGAAATCAGTTTCTGAAACTTCAACAGTATTTTGCGAGTGCAACATATGTTTAGACGCAGCAAGAGACCCGGTGGTAACCCTATGCGGCCACCTGTACTGTTGGCCCTGCATTTACAAATGGCTTCATATCCAAACAGACAAACAGCCCAAATGCCCTGTATGTAAAACCCGCATCTCTAATACATCACTTGTTCCACTATACGGGCGTGGCAATTCCCCAACTTCAAACGAACCCGAATCCGGTTTGAAAAGCGCTCACCAACCAGACCTAGTCATACCCAACAGACCATCAGCGCCTGGTGGTTCGCTTTTGCAACTGAACCAGCAGATCCATCCGGTCCCTTTTCAGGCTCAGCCTCACACGCACCCGTTTGGAAGCTATGCGTTTGGACCGACCAACCTAGTTGGGGCCATGACCCCAACTAGCTTTTCGAGCCCAATTGTGGGGATGGTTGGTGAGATGGTATGCGGTATGATTTTCCGGAGCTCTGATTCAAGTTTTTTTGCTGCTCATCCTTACGGGTCGTACCAAAACCCGTATCTGGTTTCGGGTACCAGTAGTACAAGAGTGAGAAGACAAGTGATGCAGGTCGAGAAATCGCTAAACCGATTGACTATTTTTATGTTTTGCTGTTTCGTATTGTGCCTTCTCTTGTTTTGA